In the genome of Andrena cerasifolii isolate SP2316 chromosome 5, iyAndCera1_principal, whole genome shotgun sequence, one region contains:
- the Mtr4 gene encoding exosome RNA helicase Mtr4: MNNFTEDLFDVFEETEDIIEVIPAPVQQKESSAPLNEKKSEAESGSKREHETDTDAAFFKKLRPDPVLEDINIDDLAPRIKIHTIETIESCTHEVAVPPDHDYVPLERKQKKPAKEYKFILDPFQKEAILCIENNQSVLVSAHTSAGKTVVGEYAIACSLRDKQRVIYTTPIKALSNQKYREFFEEFKDVGLVTGDVTINPTASVLIMTTEILRNMLYRGSEVMREVGWVIFDEIHYMRDKERGVVWEETLILLPDNVHYVFLSATIPNARQFVEWVTHLHKQPCHVVYTDYRPTPLQHYIFPVGGDGIHLVVDETGQFKEENFNRAMACLQHGDAAKGDTKGRKGGLRATNAGQTNIFKMVKMIMERNFAPVIIFSFSKKDCEIYAMQMAKLDLNTIEEKKLVDEVFNNAMDVLSDEDRRLPQVENVLPLLRRGIGIHHGGLLPILKETVEILFGEGLIKALFATETFAMGLNMPARTVLFTASRKFDGKDFRWITSGEYIQMSGRAGRRGLDEKGIVILMIDEQVSPVVGKAIVQGKPDPINSAFHLTYNMVLNLLRVEEINPEYMLERSFYQFQNQASIPDLYNKVKDLQTLYNAVTIDKYTQISSYHDIREQLERLSSEFRSYLTKPEYLLPFLQPGRLVKVKNENETFDWGIIVNFKKKNPKNPTKESTVIVIDILLYISKESSEGCPIPCREGEDGEVEVVPVVHTLISQISSLRLYYPKDLRPSDNRKSVLKTIQEVKKRFPDGPPLLNPITDMRIEDEAFKDIVKKIEVLEERLYAHPLHKDPNVDMLYEQFLHKEDLANQLKQSKLELKRAKSILQMEELKCRKRVLRRMAYCTAADVIELKGRVACELNGADELLMTEMIFNGLFNSLSVPQMVALISCFVCDDKSNEMPKSTEELSGPLRQMQDLARRIAKVSTEANLELDEDAYAERFKPYLMDVVYAWCKGATFLQICKMTDIFEGSIIRCMRRLEEVLRQLCQAAKNIGNTDLENKFSEAIKLIKRDIVFAASLYL; encoded by the exons ATGAATAATTTTACTGAAGACTTGTTTGATGTTTTCGAAGAAACAGAGGATATAATAGAAGTAATTCCGGCCCCGGTGCAGCAAAAAGAGTCGAGTGCGCCGCTAAACGAAAA GAAAAGCGAAGCGGAGAGTGGGTCGAAACGAGAGCATGAAACCGATACCGATGCAGCATTCTTCAAGAAATTGCGACCGGATCCAGTCTTGGAAGATATAAA CATAGATGACTTAGCACCGCGCATCAAAATACATACAATAGAAACGATCGAATCGTGCACCCACGAAGTTGCAGTTCCACCAGATCATGACTACGTACCATTGGAGCGTAAACAGAAGAAACCAGCCAAAGAATATAAATTCATACTAGACCCTTTCCAAAAGGAAGCAATATTGTGTATCGAGAACAATCAGTCCGTTCTAGTTTCTGCGCATACGTCGGCTGGGAAAACTGTTGTCGGCGA ATATGCTATAGCATGCTCGTTGAGAGATAAGCAAAGGGTGATTTACACGACTCCTATAAAGGCATTGAGTAATCAAAAGTATAGGGAGTTCTTCGAAGAATTCAAGGATGTAGGTTTAGTAACTGGAGATGTTACGATTAATCCAACAGCTAGTGTTCTCATCATGACtactgaaattttaaggaaCATGCTTTACAGGGGATCCGAG GTGATGCGCGAAGTTGGTTGGGTAATATTTGATGAAATTCATTATATGCGTGACAAAGAAAGAGGCGTTGTATGGGAAGAGACATTGATATTACTACCGGACAATGTGCATTATGTATTTCTTTCTGCTACTATACCTAATGCACGACAGTTCGTGGAGTGGGTTACGCACTTGCATAAACAACCGTGTCACGTTGTTTATACGGACTACAGACCGACTCCTCTGCAGCATTATATATTCCCCGTTGGCGGGGATGGAATACATTTG GTCGTAGATGAGACAGGacaatttaaagaagaaaactTTAACAGAGCAATGGCTTGCCTGCAACACGGCGACGCAGCTAAAGGCGACACGAAAGGTCGCAAAGGGGGCCTTCGCGCGACGAACGCCGGGCAGAcaaatatcttcaaaatggtgaAAATGATTATGGAGAGGAACTTTGCGCCTGTAATCATATTCAGTTTCTCGAAAAAGGACTGCGAAATTTACGCGATGCAAATGGCTAAATTAGATTTGAACACGATAGAAGAGAAGAAACTAGTGGACGAAGTTTTTAATAATGCTATGGATGTTCTCAGCGACGAAGACAGGCGCTTGCCGCAAGTTGAAAATGTATTACCACTTTTGAGACGCGGAATAGGAATTCACCACGGTGGACTGCTCCCTATTCTTAAAGAAACCGTGGAGATATTGTTTGGCGAGGGTTTGATAAAAGCGCTGTTTGCGACGGAAACATTCGCGATGGGGCTGAACATGCCAGCGCGGACTGTCTTATTCACGGCGTCGCGAAAATTCGATGGCAAGGATTTCCGTTGGATCACGTCCGGGGAGTACATACAAATGTCTGGTCGAGCCGGCAGAAGAGGCTTGGACGAGAAaggaatagtaatattaatgatAGACGAGCAAGTGAGTCCAGTTGTTGGTAAAGCGATAGTACAGGGGAAACCCGACCCTATCAATTCAGCGTTTCATTTAACGTACAACATGGTTCTGAATCTTCTGAGAGTCGAAGAAATCAATCCGGAATACATGCTTGAAAGGAGCTTCTATCAGTTCCAGAATCAAGCCTCTATTCCTGATTTATACAACA AGGTGAAAGATTTGCAGACATTGTATAATGCAGTGACTATTGATAAGTATACCCAAATATCGTCTTACCATGACATACGTGAACAACTTGAACGTCTTAGTAGTGAATTCAGATCATACCTGACGAAACCAGAATATTTGCTTCCGTTCTTACAACCTGGAAGGCTAGTGAAG GTGAAAAACGAGAACGAAACGTTCGACTGGGGTATCATCGTGAACTTTAAAAAGAAGAATCCTAAAAATCCGACGAAAGAGAGCACAGTTATCGTTATTGATATTTTGCTTTATATTTCGAAAGAGTCCAGCGAAGGATGCCCGATACCTTGTCGCGAGGGAGAAGATGGCGAGGTGGAAGTGGTTCCCGTTGTACAcacattaatttctcaaatcAGCTCGCTCCGATTGTACTATCCGAAGGATCTAAGACCGTCTGATAACAGGAAAAGTGTATTGAAAACGATACAGGAAGTGAAAAAAAGATTTCCAGATGGACCACCGCTACTGAATCCTATTACAGACATGCGGATAGAGGATGAAGCATTTAAAGATATCGTTAAGAAGATCGAAGTGCTGGAAGAAAGACTGTACGCTCATCCTTTACATAAG GATCCCAATGTAGACATGCTGTACGAACAATTTCTGCACAAAGAGGACTTGGCTAATCAGTTGAAACAAAGCAAACTGGAATTGAAGCGTGCCAAGTCGATCCTTCAAATGGAAGAGTTGAAGTGTAGGAAACGAGTATTACGACGAATGGCTTATTGCACAGCAGCGGATGTTATAGAATTGAAAGGGCGTGTCGCGTGCGAGCTTAATGGAGCGGACGAGCTGTTAATGACAGAGATGATCTTCAACGGATTATTTAATTCGTTAAGCGTTCCACAAATGGTGGCATTGATTAGTTGCTTTGTTTGCGACGACAAATCGAACGAGATGCCTAAGAGCACCGAGGAATTAAGTGGCCCGCTTAGACAGATGCAAGATCTGGCCCGGAGAATAGCAAAAGTATCCACCGAGGCTAATTTAGAATTGGATGAAGACGCGTACGCGGAAAGATTCAAGCCGTACTTGATGGACGTTGTGTATGCATGGTGCAAAGGCGCCACCTTCTTACAAATTTGCAAAATGACAGACATATTCGAAg GTTCAATTATAAGATGCATGCGCCGTCTAGAAGAAGTTCTTAGACAATTGTGCCAAGCAGCAAAGAACATTGGAAACACGGATTTAGAGAATAAATTTAGCGAAGCAATTAAACTTATAAAACGCGATATTGTATTTGCCGCATCtttgtatttataa
- the Casp gene encoding fas associated factor casp isoform X1, with amino-acid sequence MAGLRDEILADFQGCTGIDDVGDAMKYLEESNWDLLAAVNLAMPRGTQQLPSEMSPDIEMIEEIERMPHSSSSTSQTVQEPKANSKMDVVENSKPGTSKPKNCAKGRMLTFHVNYLSTVYKINLPEFSCLRDLKQLIWEKTNIPPCQQHLHGWKKVPETLYTPLQSLYLPKENTLYLSSTTEEVDVTTDNSSLSEHMTQTYTLNIQDEIHKKTYNLKFLGSSTILDVKSGIYALIDVPVRNQQWKGWPSSVQNDSVMLAQSGISYPEHDLSVNELPMKEEKKDVIDLAGSDSSVDEADDVEEFDVPESFNIEDDIFVDFKSTKIERLMPENVIDETMGTLHFAEEFEKRYGAAHPEFFTGKFKDAVKESCLKPARERKLLAVYLHHDNSVLTNVFCTQLLGFETILQVLSANFIVWGWDITYESNKQRFLLSVKQTLGSVAALAMKNIDVDTLPVLVIIMRTRSNTEIFTTVHGNVGVNELLTNLIHAVDVFQEQRRTDIGVEEERQAREKVKQEQDRAYQESLAADRAKEYAKYMQEELEKKRQEQEENEKARKEAHRQAVESSLPPEPQQGAGVGVLKVKVRLPAGKFLERRFQPDTPLQTLLNFLIVEGYPTEEYKLLSSWPRRDLTSMDSKLTLMDLKFCPQETVILEER; translated from the exons ATGGCTGGACTGCGGGACGAGATTTTGGCTGACTTTCAG GGATGCACTGGTATCGACGATGTTGGTGACGCCATGAAATATTTAGAAGAATCAAATTGGGATTTATTG GCAGCTGTGAATCTAGCCATGCCTCGTGGTACGCAACAGTTACCTTCCGAAATGAGTCCAGATATAGAAATGATAGAAGAAATTGAGAGAATGCCTCATTCCTCTTCGTCTACGTCTCAGACAGTTCAGGAGCCAAAAGCCAATTCAAAAATGGACGTGGTAGAGAACTCGAAGCCAGGTACGAGTAAACCTAAGAATTGTGCGAAAGGAAGAATGCTCACATTCCATGTTAACTATCTTAGtactgtttataaaataaatctgCCCGAGTTTTCGTGTCTGA GAGATCTCAAACAGCTTATATGGGAGAAGACAAATATTCCACCTTGCCAACAACATCTTCATGGATGGAAAAAAGTACCAGAGACGCTTTATACACCGTTACAATCATTATATCTACCCAAAGAAAACACTTTGTATTTGTCCTCGACAACAGAAGAGGTTGATGTAACGACTGATAA TTCAAGTTTGTCGGAGCATATGACTCAAACATACACCTTAAATATACAAGACGAAATACACAAGAAAACGTATAATTTAAAGTTTCTTGGATCGAGCACAATCTTGGACGTGAAGTCAGGTATTTACGCATTAATAGATGTTCCTGTTCGAAATCAACAGTGGAAAGGTTGGCCGAGTTCGGTGCAGAATGATAGCGTTATGCTGGCCCAAAGTGGGATTTCTTACCCAGAGCATGATCTCTCTGTTAATGAACTTCCTATGAAAGAGGAGAAGAAG GATGTTATAGACTTGGCTGGAAGCGACAGTTCGGtagacgaggcggacgacgtaGAGGAATTTGATGTTCCCGAATCGTTTAACATTGAAGATGATATTTTTGTAGATTTCAAATCTACTAAAATTGAACGTCTTA TGCCAGAAAATGTAATAGATGAGACAATGGGTACGCTCCATTTTGCGGAAGAGTTTGAGAAACGATACGGGGCAGCACATCCAGAATTTTTCACTGGCAAATTTAAAGATGCCGTTAAAGAATCATGTTTGAAGCCAGCACGAGAG AGAAAGTTGTTGGCTGTGTATTTACATCACGATAATAGTGTGTTAACAAATGTATTTTGTACGCAATTGTTAGGGTTTGAAACAATACTCCAAGTCCTGTCTGCGAATTTCATTGTATGGGGTTGGGATATTACCTATGAGTCTAATAAGCAAAG GTTTCTTTTATCTGTAAAGCAAACACTAGGATCGGTCGCAGCGTTAGCTATGAAAAATATAGACGTCGATACCTTGCCGGTTCTTGTGATTATAATGAGAACCAGATCtaatacagaaatatttacgaCAGTTCATGGCAATGTGGGCGTAAATGAACTGTTAACCAATCTAATTCATGCTGTAGATGTATTTCAG GAGCAAAGACGAACTGATATTGGAGTGGAGGAAGAAAGACAAGCTAGAGAAAAAGTGAAGCAAGAGCAAGATAGGGCATATCAAGAAAGCTTAGCCGCTGATAG AGCGAAAGAGTACGCGAAGTATATGCAAGAGGAGCTAGAGAAGAAAAGGCAAGAGCAGGAAGAGAATGAGAAAGCGAGAAAAGAAGCTCACAGGCAGGCTGTGGAGTCGAGTTTACCTCCTGAACCACAGCAAGGAGCTGGCGTCGGTGTGTTAAAAGTAAAAGTACGACTTCCAGCTGGGAAATTCTTGGAGCGTAGATTTCAACCAGACACGCCGTTACAAACACTTCTTAATTTCCTCATTGTGGAAGGTTATCCTACAGAAGAATACAAGCTCCTAAGTAGTTGGCCTCGAAGGGAT TTAACGTCCATGGATTCGAAGCTCACTCTCATGGATCTAAAATTTTGTCCTCAAGAGACAGTAATTTTAGAAGAACGATAA
- the Casp gene encoding fas associated factor casp isoform X2 has protein sequence MAGLRDEILADFQGCTGIDDVGDAMKYLEESNWDLLAAVNLAMPRGTQQLPSEMSPDIEMIEEIERMPHSSSSTSQTVQEPKANSKMDVVENSKPGTSKPKNCAKGRMLTFHVNYLSTVYKINLPEFSCLRDLKQLIWEKTNIPPCQQHLHGWKKVPETLYTPLQSLYLPKENTLYLSSTTEEVDVTTDNSSLSEHMTQTYTLNIQDEIHKKTYNLKFLGSSTILDVKSGIYALIDVPVRNQQWKGWPSSVQNDSVMLAQSGISYPEHDLSVNELPMKEEKKDVIDLAGSDSSVDEADDVEEFDVPESFNIEDDIFVDFKSTKIERLMPENVIDETMGTLHFAEEFEKRYGAAHPEFFTGKFKDAVKESCLKPARERKLLAVYLHHDNSVLTNVFCTQLLGFETILQVLSANFIVWGWDITYESNKQRFLLSVKQTLGSVAALAMKNIDVDTLPVLVIIMRTRSNTEIFTTVHGNVGVNELLTNLIHAVDVFQEQRRTDIGVEEERQAREKVKQEQDRAYQESLAADRAKEYAKYMQEELEKKRQEQEENEKARKEAHRQAVESSLPPEPQQGAGVGVLKVKVRLPAGKFLERRFQPDTPLQTLLNFLIVEGYPTEEYKLLSSWPRRDVSR, from the exons ATGGCTGGACTGCGGGACGAGATTTTGGCTGACTTTCAG GGATGCACTGGTATCGACGATGTTGGTGACGCCATGAAATATTTAGAAGAATCAAATTGGGATTTATTG GCAGCTGTGAATCTAGCCATGCCTCGTGGTACGCAACAGTTACCTTCCGAAATGAGTCCAGATATAGAAATGATAGAAGAAATTGAGAGAATGCCTCATTCCTCTTCGTCTACGTCTCAGACAGTTCAGGAGCCAAAAGCCAATTCAAAAATGGACGTGGTAGAGAACTCGAAGCCAGGTACGAGTAAACCTAAGAATTGTGCGAAAGGAAGAATGCTCACATTCCATGTTAACTATCTTAGtactgtttataaaataaatctgCCCGAGTTTTCGTGTCTGA GAGATCTCAAACAGCTTATATGGGAGAAGACAAATATTCCACCTTGCCAACAACATCTTCATGGATGGAAAAAAGTACCAGAGACGCTTTATACACCGTTACAATCATTATATCTACCCAAAGAAAACACTTTGTATTTGTCCTCGACAACAGAAGAGGTTGATGTAACGACTGATAA TTCAAGTTTGTCGGAGCATATGACTCAAACATACACCTTAAATATACAAGACGAAATACACAAGAAAACGTATAATTTAAAGTTTCTTGGATCGAGCACAATCTTGGACGTGAAGTCAGGTATTTACGCATTAATAGATGTTCCTGTTCGAAATCAACAGTGGAAAGGTTGGCCGAGTTCGGTGCAGAATGATAGCGTTATGCTGGCCCAAAGTGGGATTTCTTACCCAGAGCATGATCTCTCTGTTAATGAACTTCCTATGAAAGAGGAGAAGAAG GATGTTATAGACTTGGCTGGAAGCGACAGTTCGGtagacgaggcggacgacgtaGAGGAATTTGATGTTCCCGAATCGTTTAACATTGAAGATGATATTTTTGTAGATTTCAAATCTACTAAAATTGAACGTCTTA TGCCAGAAAATGTAATAGATGAGACAATGGGTACGCTCCATTTTGCGGAAGAGTTTGAGAAACGATACGGGGCAGCACATCCAGAATTTTTCACTGGCAAATTTAAAGATGCCGTTAAAGAATCATGTTTGAAGCCAGCACGAGAG AGAAAGTTGTTGGCTGTGTATTTACATCACGATAATAGTGTGTTAACAAATGTATTTTGTACGCAATTGTTAGGGTTTGAAACAATACTCCAAGTCCTGTCTGCGAATTTCATTGTATGGGGTTGGGATATTACCTATGAGTCTAATAAGCAAAG GTTTCTTTTATCTGTAAAGCAAACACTAGGATCGGTCGCAGCGTTAGCTATGAAAAATATAGACGTCGATACCTTGCCGGTTCTTGTGATTATAATGAGAACCAGATCtaatacagaaatatttacgaCAGTTCATGGCAATGTGGGCGTAAATGAACTGTTAACCAATCTAATTCATGCTGTAGATGTATTTCAG GAGCAAAGACGAACTGATATTGGAGTGGAGGAAGAAAGACAAGCTAGAGAAAAAGTGAAGCAAGAGCAAGATAGGGCATATCAAGAAAGCTTAGCCGCTGATAG AGCGAAAGAGTACGCGAAGTATATGCAAGAGGAGCTAGAGAAGAAAAGGCAAGAGCAGGAAGAGAATGAGAAAGCGAGAAAAGAAGCTCACAGGCAGGCTGTGGAGTCGAGTTTACCTCCTGAACCACAGCAAGGAGCTGGCGTCGGTGTGTTAAAAGTAAAAGTACGACTTCCAGCTGGGAAATTCTTGGAGCGTAGATTTCAACCAGACACGCCGTTACAAACACTTCTTAATTTCCTCATTGTGGAAGGTTATCCTACAGAAGAATACAAGCTCCTAAGTAGTTGGCCTCGAAGGGATGTAAGTAGATGA
- the Ubce2m gene encoding NEDD8-conjugating enzyme UbcE2M: MIKLFSLKQAKKDGESPKPGTQKKASAAQLRITKDINELNLPKTCGTEFPDPDDLLTFKLIICPDEGFYRGGRFVFSFKVGPNYPHEPPKVKCETQVYHPNIDLDGNVCLNILREDWKPVLTINSIVYGLQYLFLEPNPEDPLNKDAAEVLQNNRRAFEQNVAKAMRGGCVGCFYFERCLK, encoded by the exons ATGATCAAATTATTCTCGTTAAAACAGGCGAAAAAGGATGGCGAGTCGCCGAAACCTGGCACCCAAAAGAAGGCATCCGCGGCACAATTGAGAATCACAAAAG ACATAAACGAGCTCAATCTTCCAAAAACATGTGGGACAGAATTTCCTGATCCGGACGATCTTCTCACCTTTAAACTAATTATTTGCCCAGATGAG GGATTTTATAGGGGTGGCAGATTCGTCTTTAGTTTTAAAGTCGGGCCAAATTATCCGCACGAGCCACCTAAAGTAAAGTGCGAGACACAAGTGTATCACCCTAACATTGACTTAGACGGCAATGTGTGTCTAAATATTTTAAGGGAAGATTGGAAACCAGTCCTTACGATTAATTCTATCGTTTATGGGCTCCAATACCTCTTTCTG GAGCCAAATCCGGAAGATCCTCTGAATAAGGATGCTGCCGAGGTGTTGCAAAATAACAGGAGAGCATTTGAACAAAATGTAGCGAAAGCGATGAGAGGTGGCTGTGTCGGCTGCTTTTACTTTGAACGGTGTCTCAAGTGA